A window from Leishmania donovani BPK282A1 complete genome, chromosome 27 encodes these proteins:
- a CDS encoding eukaryotic translation release factor, putative: MSGEKELTDAEKTIERYKVKKLIQMLESARGMGTSVISVYMTPKEQIAGMVAKLNNEYGTASNIKSHTNKLSVQSAITAALGRLKQIPRVPANGLLLYSGTVMTADNKEKKLTLDIEPFKAVSRSLYLCDNKFHTEELRRMLESDDKFGFIIMDGSGSTFATVCGDVKEKLGSFTVELPKKHGRGGQSKNRFARIRMERRHNYVRKVAETAVSYFITNDRPNVRGLVLAGSADFKEVLFQSDLFDPRLKEVVVKIVDVAHPGDVGLNQAIDLSADALSGVKLVQEKKLLQTFFDQIAMDTQQYCFGVNDTMRCLEAGAVETLICFEDLQVNRYVIIKNKGAEDEATEIHLLTEAEANKKNIHAHEAGKTQNEIESENFVDWLAQNYQKFGCTLELISDRSQEGTQLVRGFGGIGGILRYKMDVMALRDHEKKEEDDDRIAANNEEFDFDDDFM; encoded by the coding sequence ATGTCCGGCGAGAAGGAGCTGACAGATGCGGAGAAGACCATTGAGCGGTACAAGGTCAAGAAGCTCATTCAGATGCTCGAATCCGCGCGTGGTATGGGTACTAGCGTGATCAGCGTGTACATGACGCCGAAGGAGCAGATTGCCGGCATGGTGGCGAAGCTCAACAACGAGTACGGCACGGCGTCGAACATCAAGTCTCACACAAACAAGCTGAGCGTGCAGAGCGCCATCACGGCAGCCCTTGGCCGCCTCAAACAGATtccgcgtgtgccggcgaACGGCCTGCTGCTGTACTCCGGCACCGTGATGACGGCCGACAACAAGGAGAAAAAGCTGACGCTTGATATTGAGCCCTTCAAGGCCGTCAGCCGCAGCCTCTACCTGTGCGACAACAAATTCCACAcggaagagctgcgccgcatgcTCGAGTCGGACGACAAGTTCGGCTTCATTATCATGGACGGTAGCGGCTCCACCTTTGCAACGGTGTGCGGAGATGTCAAGGAGAAACTCGGCTCCTTCACGGTGGAGCTGCCGAAGAAGCACGGTCGTGGTGGTCAGAGTAAGAACCGTTTCGCGCGCATCCGTATGGAGCGGCGCCACAACTACGTACGCAAGGTGGCCGAGACGGCGGTCAGCTACTTCATCACGAACGACCGCCCGAACGTGCGCGGTCTCGTGCTCGCCGGTTCAGCCGACTTCAAGGAGGTGCTCTTCCAATCCGACCTCTTCGACCCTCGTCTAAAGGAGGTAGTGGTGAAGATCGTCGATGTGGCGCATCCGGGTGATGTGGGGCTGAATCAGGCCATCGACCTCTCCGCCGACGCTCTGTCCGGCGTCAAGCTGGTGCAAGAGAAGAAGCTGCTGCAAACGTTCTTCGACCAGATCGCGATGGACACGCAGCAGTACTGCTTCGGTGTAAATGACACAATGCGCTGCCTGGAAGCGGGTGCGGTGGAGACGCTCATCTGTTTCGAGGACCTCCAGGTGAACCGGTACGTCATCATCAAGAACAAGGGCGCTGAGGACGAGGCGACCGAAATTCACCTCCTCACCGAGGCAGAAGCGAACAAGAAGAACATCCACGCCCACGAAGCTGGCAAGACGCAGAACGAGATCGAGTCGGAGAATTTTGTGGACTGGCTTGCCCAGAACTACCAAAAGTTCGGCTGCACCCTGGAGCTCATCAGCGACCGTAGCCAGGAGGGCACGCAGCTCGTGcgcggcttcggcggcatTGGCGGCATCCTGCGCTACAAGATGGACGTCATGGCGCTCCGAGACCAtgagaaaaaagaggaggatgACGATCGCATCGCCGCGAACAACGAGGAGTTCGACTTCGACGACGACTTCATGTAA